Proteins encoded together in one Glandiceps talaboti chromosome 11, keGlaTala1.1, whole genome shotgun sequence window:
- the LOC144442417 gene encoding protein mab-21-like 3, with amino-acid sequence MPVSDQQRLVDDLNYFTDAKVKIGREETKQAVQRVLQILDPILKNVNGKEKRFSHQFVPNGSYASGLKVNKPDEFDYFVPLEALPRLQWVATPPRYYNITPTGQITPTGQNGQTTPVLMMTRTKDPLPNPPKGYHFVNFSNGPNVLPIWHSDDMKMDDDLIPFKVRSYLKGLVANAIRECDLRGDVILNNRTHGPAITLRLRTGKLVSIDLVAQIPSNGCGLPPSVLNDWPRSSDWPPRDKVEEVKAIGADSVPKDNLYWLTSFGRCEMALYNGMDRDGGCRKQCLRILKKLREDYWCRLTNPALTSYHLKTLLLWECERYPYPHQWSPDKLGERIMALVRQLKTWIQNRRCPHYFIESINLFEDKYGKLKDPQGKDFDFVETELDKFLMNPSRFLRD; translated from the exons ATGCCAGTCTCAGATCAACAAAGACTAGTTGATGACCTGAACTATTTCACCGACGCTAAAGTGAAAATAGGACGAGAAGAGACAAAACAAGCTGTTCAGAGAGTTCTGCAAATTTTGGATCCAATATTGAAAAACGTGAATGGTAAAGAAAAGCGCTTCAGTCACCAGTTCGTCCCTAATGGAAGCTACGCATCAGGTTTGAAAGTGAACAAACCCGATGAATTTGATTACTTTGTACCGCTGGAGGCGTTGCCTCGATTACAATGGGTTGCCACTCCTCCGAGATATTACAATATTACTCCAACGGGACAGATTACTCCAACGGGACAGAATGGCCAGACGACACCGGTACTGATGATGACAAGAACGAAAGATCCGTTACCCAATCCTCCGAAGGGATACCACTTCGTAAATTTCTCAAATGGTCCGAACGTTTTACCTATATGGCACAGTGACGATATGAAAATGGATGATGATTTAATTCCTTTCAAAGTGAGAAGTTACTTGAAGGGTCTCGTGGCTAATGCTATCAGAGAATGTGATTTAAGAG GTGACGTCATTCTGAACAATCGTACTCATGGTCCAGCCATCACACTGAGACTGCGCACTGGAAAGTTGGTGTCGATTGACCTGGTGGCACAGATTCCCTCAAATGGATGCGGATTGCCACCGTCTGTCCTAAATGACTGGCCAAGGTCAAGTGACTGGCCCCCTAGGGACAAAGTAGAAGAAGTAAAAGCTATCGGAGCGGATTCAGTGCCCAAGGACAATTTGTATTG GCTAACGTCGTTCGGACGTTGTGAAATGGCTTTGTATAACGGAATGGACCGTGATGGAGGATGTCGTAAACAGTGTCTTAGGATCTTAAAGAAACTACGTGAAGACTACTGGTGTCGTCTGACAAACCCAGCATTAACATCTTATCATTTGAAG ACCCTATTGCTATGGGAATGTGAGAGGTATCCATACCCCCATCAGTGGTCACCTGACAAACTTGGTGAACGTATCATGGCCCTTGTACGACAACTGAAGACATGGATCCAAAACAGAAGATGTCCACATTACTTTATTGAAAGTATCAATTTGTTTGAAGACAAATATGGCAAACTGAAAGACCCACAAGGAAAAGACTTTGATTTCGTCGAGACGGAACTAGACAAATTTCTGATGAATCCGAGCCGTTTTCTCAGAGATTAG
- the LOC144442714 gene encoding protein mab-21-like 3, translated as MPAVYQELNEDLNYYTESKVEISHNEMTEAVKRVHTVLKPILEYVNTYDERFSREIIHNGSYASGLKVSKPDEFDFLVSVKAVPNFHWTAAHSRYYNITSTGEICTTTTPLPNPPKDYHFVCFNDRHGIPIWQEDTKMTFDDDLIPSKVKNHFRGLVAEAIEKCNLTEQVELNHNTHGPAITLRLRTGTSISFDLVPHVLANGRGLPPSVLNNWPRSSDWPPRDKVEEVIAIGADSVPKGNLYWLTSFGRCEMALYDGMDRDGGCRKQCLKILKKLREDHWCRLTNPALTSYHLKTLLLWECERYPYPSDWSPDKLGERIMALVQQLKTWIQSRRCPHYFIESINLFEDKDGKLKDPQGQDFDFVETKLDEFMKDPRLFLRDRDTPCKANKTKLNDMHCDLNNGPSLTLRSLTLYGDGKLKDPQGQDFDFVKMKLDKFMKNPRLRDRDTPCKANETKLNSVDCDLNNGPSLTPRSLLNVLWTAFKKIF; from the exons ATGCCAGCCGTGTATCAAGAGCTAAACGAAGACCTGAACTATTACACCGAAAGCAAAGTGGAAATAAGTCACAATGAAATGACAGAGGCTGTTAAGAGAGTCCACACAGTGCTAAAGCCTATATTggaatatgtaaatacatatgACGAGCGGTTTAGTCGCGAGATCATCCACAATGGAAGTTATGCGTCTGGTCTAAAAGTGAGCAAACCTGACGAATTTGATTTCTTAGTGTCGGTGAAAGCTGTACCTAACTTTCATTGGACAGCTGCTCACTCGagatattacaatatcactTCAACGGGGGAAATATGTACGACGACAACGCCTCTACCAAATCCACCAAAGGATTACCACTTTGTATGTTTCAACGATCGACACGGTATTCCTATATGGCAAGAAGACACGAAAATGACATTTGATGATGACTTAATCCCTTCCAAAGTGAAGAATCATTTTAGAGGTCTCGTAGCAGAAGCCATCGAAAAATGTAATCTGACAG AACAAGTCGAATTGAATCACAATACACACGGTCCAGCGATAACCTTGAGGTTACGAACTGGTACATCCATATCTTTTGACCTGGTTCCACATGTTCTCGCCAATGGACGAGGATTGCCACCGTCTGTCCTAAATAACTGGCCAAGGTCAAGTGACTGGCCCCCTAGGGATAAAGTAGAAGAAGTAATAGCTATCGGAGCGGATTCAGTTCCCAAGGGCAATTTGTATTG GCTAACGTCGTTCGGACGTTGTGAAATGGCTCTGTATGACGGAATGGACCGTGATGGCGGGTGTCGTAAACAGTGTCTTAAGATCTTAAAGAAACTACGTGAAGACCACTGGTGTCGTCTGACAAACCCAGCATTGACATCTTATCATCTGAAG ACTTTGTTGCTATGGGAATGTGAGAGGTACCCATACCCCTCTGACTGGTCACCTGACAAACTTGGTGAACGTATCATGGCCCTTGTACAACAGCTGAAGACATGGATCCAAAGCAGAAGATGTCCACATTACTTTATTGAAAGTATCAATTTGTTTGAAGACAAAGATGGCAAACTGAAAGACCCACAAGGACAAGACTTTGATTTCGTCGAGACGAAACTAGACGAATTTATGAAGGACCCTAGACTTTTCCTTAGAGATCGAGACACACCCTGCAAAGCGAATAAGACTAAACTGAATGATATGCACTGTGACTTGAATAACGGCCCTTCACTCACACTGAGATCGTTAACGTTATATGGAGATGGCAAACTGAAAGATCCACAGGGACAAGACTTTGATTTCGTCAAGATGAAACTAGACAAATTTATGAAGAATCCTAGACTTAGAGATCGAGACACACCCTGCAAAGCGAATGAGACTAAACTGAATAGTGTGGACTGTGACTTGAATAACGGCCCTTCACTCACACCGAGATCGTTATTAAACGTTTTATGGACAGCCTTCAAGAAGATCTTTTGA
- the LOC144442389 gene encoding protein mab-21-like 3, translating to MFTGFTDESEEFCYDLRAYARTRARIDESAETDAVAEVHDLLLPIMKFIHKKDRRFDNNVVPVGSHTLNMKVVESESADFEFLVPILGLPDPVWSFDDRPRLYEFTSLKNGKSRLLRRHRTKPLPKPTTGRHFLWIEDRAMGRSWNDWIFNRDLIPCKVMIRLRELVEAAISDGQSKGAVAILPFQKGSSAIRLRIHFSRGAVHAVLRPSVLSEGGGFPSEVHAEWPRTHLWPPVYKLKEIRRIGTDSIAIDDLYWTQSYARTEQALLKSIDRDGGCRRLCLRVMEKLRQEHWCQGMGTEAGTEPPLTYLHLQSHLFWFCEEWPSTVDWMPVKLPIRFIGIVRRLFERVQRRNCPHYFLSSLNLFKDHLGKLKDEEGLKAVEKNLEMFIESPNFFLRESTPPCIELPDILKDSPESTLKQADVDD from the exons ATGTTCACCGGATTCACAGACGAGAGCGAAGAGTTTTGTTACGATTTAAGAGCCTATGCAAGGACACGAGCACGGATCGATGAATCAGCCGAGACTGATGCCGTGGCGGAAGTTCACGATCTTCTTCTGCCGATTATGAAATTCATACACAAGAAAGATCGGCGTTTTGACAATAATGTTGTTCCAGTAGGCAGCCACACTTTAAACATGAAAGTCGTGGAGTCGGAATCGGCGGACTTTGAATTTCTTGTGCCGATTTTAGGCCTCCCCGACCCAGTCTGGTCTTTTGACGACAGGCCACGACTCTATGAATTCACCTCACTCAAGAACGGCAAGAGTCGCTTGTTACGGCGACATCGGACAAAACCGCTACCGAAGCCAACGACGGGACGCCATTTCCTATGGATTGAGGATCGAGCGATGGGGCGAAGTTGGAACGATTGGATATTTAACAGAGACCTCATTCCGTGTAAGGTCATGATTCGTCTGAGAGAGCTGGTCGAGGCTGCCATATCTGACGGTCAGTCAAAAG GTGCAGTAGCTATTTTGCCCTTCCAGAAAGGCTCATCTGCCATCCGTCTTCGAATACACTTCAGTAGAGGTGCCGTCCATGCAGTACTACGTCCGTCGGTACTCTCCGAGGGAGGTGGATTCCCCTCCGAAGTACATGCTGAATGGCCAAGGACCCATCTTTGGCCTCCAGTGTACAAACTGAAAGAAATCCGACGAATTGGTACTGATTCAATCGCAATAGATGACTTATATTG GACGCAGTCTTACGCTCGTACTGAACAAGCTTTATTGAAGAGTATTGATAGAGATGGTGGATGTCGTCGACTTTGTCTTCGTGTTATGGAAAAACTGCGACAGGAACATTGGTGTCAGGGTATGGGTACAGAGGCCGGTACTGAACCACCGCTTACATACTTGCATTTACAA tctCATCTGTTTTGGTTTTGTGAAGAGTGGCCCTCAACGGTGGATTGGATGCCAGTGAAATTACCAATACGTTTTATCGGTATAGTGCGACGACTGTTCGAACGTGTACAGCGAAGAAACTGTCCACATTATTTCCTCAGCAGCTTGAACTTATTCAAAGACCACCTAGGGAAACTGAAAGATGAGGAAGGACTTAAGGCCGTGGAGAAAAACCTTGAAATGTTCATCGAATCACCGAACTTTTTCCTTCGAGAGAGCACTCCTCCGTGTATCGAATTGCCTGATATACTTAAAGATAGTCCGGAAAGTACTCTAAAACAGGCGGACGTGGACGATTAA